From Methanosarcina lacustris Z-7289, one genomic window encodes:
- a CDS encoding helix-turn-helix transcriptional regulator yields the protein MKEQVKLTKLIFLSEKRKNLLLFLKDKPRSIAEIQEHLSTDLVSILPQIKKLKEGNLVIQKEHTYELSLMGVIITDKMQLFLDTLDVLEDNLDYWTKRNLTGIPAFLRNRLFELKNCKLILPEMSHMFELNHEFIEELNLSTHVLGFASYFHPSFTTLYPRLAKKGVEISLILTEPVFQRFKKDFREELCTLLNFKNVRVFSFPSDPKIADFIVTDRFFLLTLLSMEKLFEHESLLSSEPEALKWGTDLFSHMLKEAIQVKEV from the coding sequence ATGAAAGAGCAGGTCAAATTAACAAAGCTGATTTTTCTTTCGGAGAAGAGGAAGAATCTTCTTCTTTTTCTGAAAGATAAACCAAGGAGTATAGCTGAAATTCAGGAACATCTTTCCACAGACCTTGTTTCAATTCTTCCTCAAATTAAAAAATTGAAAGAAGGTAATCTTGTTATACAGAAGGAGCATACCTATGAGCTTTCTCTAATGGGAGTCATAATCACTGACAAGATGCAGCTTTTTCTGGACACCCTGGATGTACTGGAAGATAACTTAGACTACTGGACGAAAAGGAACCTTACAGGAATCCCCGCTTTTTTACGCAACAGGCTTTTTGAACTTAAAAACTGCAAACTCATCCTTCCAGAGATGAGCCATATGTTCGAACTTAACCATGAATTTATAGAAGAACTTAATCTTTCCACGCATGTTCTCGGTTTTGCGTCCTATTTCCACCCTTCTTTTACCACACTCTACCCGAGACTTGCAAAAAAAGGAGTGGAAATTTCTTTGATACTTACAGAACCAGTGTTCCAGAGGTTCAAAAAGGATTTCAGGGAAGAACTGTGCACCCTCCTGAACTTTAAAAATGTCAGGGTGTTTAGCTTTCCGTCAGACCCTAAAATTGCAGACTTTATAGTAACAGATAGGTTTTTTCTGCTCACTCTTCTCTCCATGGAAAAATTATTTGAACACGAAAGCCTTCTAAGTTCCGAACCTGAAGCCCTTAAGTGGGGTACCGACCTTTTCTCGCACATGTTAAAAGAAGCAATTCAGGTAAAAGAAGTTTGA
- the iscB gene encoding RNA-guided endonuclease IscB — MLVFVINQNKKPLMPCKPSKARKLLQAGKAKVVRNTPFTIKLLFGSSGYTQPVIAGMDTGSKVVGCAAIANGKVLYQSEIYLRENVSKKMEQRKMYRRTRRGRKTRYRPSRFANRGNSRREGRLAPSIKSKLEAHFREKRFVESLLPVTEWKVELASFDIHKITNPEVSGIGYQEGDLKGFYNVKAYVLDRDGYTCQHCRGKSKDFPAALPSYRFQVTEGNRCTRKPDNAL; from the coding sequence ATGTTAGTTTTCGTAATCAATCAAAACAAAAAACCACTAATGCCCTGTAAACCTTCAAAAGCCAGAAAGCTACTGCAAGCAGGCAAGGCAAAAGTGGTCCGAAATACTCCATTCACAATCAAGTTACTTTTCGGAAGCAGTGGCTATACTCAACCTGTAATTGCAGGGATGGATACCGGCTCTAAGGTCGTGGGCTGTGCAGCCATCGCTAACGGAAAAGTGTTGTATCAATCCGAAATTTACCTGAGAGAAAATGTTTCTAAAAAGATGGAACAACGGAAGATGTACCGGAGAACCAGAAGAGGTAGAAAAACAAGGTACAGACCCTCAAGATTTGCTAACCGGGGAAATTCAAGGAGAGAAGGAAGATTGGCTCCTTCCATCAAAAGCAAACTTGAAGCTCATTTCCGGGAAAAGAGGTTTGTGGAATCCCTGCTTCCTGTAACGGAATGGAAGGTAGAGCTTGCTTCCTTTGATATTCACAAAATAACAAATCCGGAGGTTTCCGGGATCGGATATCAGGAAGGGGACCTTAAAGGTTTCTACAATGTCAAAGCTTACGTTCTGGATCGGGACGGCTACACCTGCCAGCACTGCAGGGGAAAGTCAAAGGATTTCCCGGCTGCATTGCCATCATATCGTTTTCAGGTCACAGAAGGGAACAGATGCACCAGAAAACCTGATAACGCTCTGTGA
- a CDS encoding AI-2E family transporter yields the protein MKNYDPVKAIYTVIIILVSLYALYITSSFYYVLILSALFAYVIHPVYCFCFRFVKNKHTCAMIPLGAIFLLIVSSSVMIVKAFMNEISKILEIPNTLNGFANMDLRRIVGLLEPFIQTHPGKLTESIGAYFNSLITDYVPEIQNNIFQISTGLSILIVELIVIVVLTYYLLVESETITTELPNLFPDRKVGVVFLRELNYIYQSLFIVYFLTCLLTGVIGGILYWVLGVPYSLIWGIVTFIMALLPVVGAGTVYGLLALYYVLIQDFFTAGALFFLGIIFLSIIPDFVIRPRLARNRAEIHPAITLVAFAAPVFVIGPIGVIVGPLTYGFLLAAFRTKKIFRTPSAQPGSSAAISVEDSVERTVKKSVELPVENLVESPVEASGDHIFSPEINPLHDGKKAV from the coding sequence ATGAAAAATTATGATCCTGTTAAGGCTATCTATACAGTTATAATCATACTGGTTTCTTTATATGCCTTATATATAACATCCTCTTTTTATTATGTTCTTATTCTCAGCGCTCTTTTTGCTTACGTTATTCATCCTGTGTACTGTTTTTGCTTCAGATTCGTAAAGAACAAGCATACTTGTGCCATGATCCCGCTTGGCGCAATCTTTCTTCTTATAGTATCATCCAGTGTTATGATAGTAAAGGCTTTTATGAATGAGATTTCTAAAATTTTAGAAATTCCCAATACTCTTAATGGGTTTGCAAATATGGATCTCAGGCGGATAGTCGGGCTTTTAGAGCCTTTTATCCAGACCCATCCCGGGAAACTGACTGAAAGCATCGGTGCATACTTTAACTCTCTGATCACGGATTATGTCCCCGAAATCCAGAATAATATCTTCCAGATCTCAACTGGCCTTTCGATCCTGATTGTAGAGCTGATCGTAATTGTTGTCCTGACTTATTATCTTCTTGTAGAAAGCGAAACTATCACAACCGAACTTCCTAACCTCTTTCCTGACCGGAAAGTGGGGGTTGTATTTCTCAGGGAGCTCAATTACATTTACCAGAGCCTCTTCATAGTCTATTTCCTGACCTGTCTCCTTACCGGTGTAATCGGAGGAATTCTTTACTGGGTCCTTGGAGTACCATATTCCCTTATCTGGGGAATTGTAACCTTCATAATGGCTCTCCTGCCGGTTGTCGGAGCAGGCACGGTATACGGTCTCCTTGCCCTTTACTATGTCCTCATACAGGACTTTTTTACAGCAGGAGCCCTTTTTTTCCTGGGGATCATCTTCCTGAGCATTATCCCTGACTTTGTCATAAGACCAAGGCTTGCCAGAAACCGGGCTGAAATCCATCCGGCAATAACTCTTGTCGCCTTTGCAGCTCCTGTCTTCGTTATTGGCCCTATCGGAGTTATTGTAGGCCCTCTTACATACGGGTTTTTGCTTGCAGCCTTCAGGACAAAAAAAATATTTAGGACTCCCTCCGCCCAGCCAGGGAGTTCAGCTGCAATTTCAGTTGAAGATTCGGTTGAAAGAACAGTTAAAAAATCAGTCGAATTACCTGTTGAAAACTTAGTTGAAAGTCCAGTTGAGGCTTCCGGCGATCACATTTTCAGTCCGGAAATTAACCCTCTGCATGATGGAAAAAAAGCGGTATGA
- a CDS encoding HNH endonuclease, whose amino-acid sequence MSRLHCHHIVFRSQKGTDAPENLITLCETCHKALHNGEFKLSGNKSKTKHATEIGILKSQIRKSGWSFAETFGYETKYRREQVLKLLKTHYFDAVAICCRDDQNVEVEDSVLLKRNVSKGDYQQRTGKRSEKKIPTGKLFGLRKFDLVKTSKGIGFVKGKRSSGFFAISDLFGNKISDSVNVKKKCRRLSARSTTLVQMVQMTHSSPTCHFRQAGTVEEGVSC is encoded by the coding sequence ATTTCCCGGCTGCATTGCCATCATATCGTTTTCAGGTCACAGAAGGGAACAGATGCACCAGAAAACCTGATAACGCTCTGTGAAACCTGTCACAAAGCCCTGCACAATGGAGAATTCAAGCTTTCAGGGAACAAGTCAAAAACAAAACATGCAACTGAAATCGGGATCCTCAAATCCCAAATCCGGAAATCCGGCTGGAGTTTTGCAGAGACTTTCGGGTACGAAACAAAGTACAGGAGAGAGCAGGTCTTGAAGTTGTTAAAAACACATTACTTTGATGCTGTTGCTATTTGTTGTAGGGACGATCAGAATGTAGAGGTAGAAGATTCGGTTTTACTAAAAAGAAACGTTAGCAAGGGGGATTATCAGCAAAGGACAGGAAAAAGATCCGAAAAGAAAATACCTACCGGGAAACTGTTTGGGCTCAGGAAATTTGATCTTGTAAAAACAAGTAAAGGAATAGGGTTTGTTAAAGGCAAAAGATCTTCCGGATTCTTTGCTATTTCGGATCTGTTTGGAAACAAAATATCAGATAGTGTTAACGTGAAGAAAAAATGCAGGAGACTGAGTGCGAGGAGTACAACATTAGTTCAGATGGTACAGATGACGCATTCCTCCCCCACCTGCCATTTTCGGCAAGCCGGAACTGTCGAGGAAGGGGTCTCCTGCTGA
- a CDS encoding type II toxin-antitoxin system HicB family antitoxin encodes MREFTVVIEQDEDGIYVASVPELPGCHTQAETLDELNRRIKEAIELYLEVVAEKGEEKQLDFIGIQKVKVEV; translated from the coding sequence ATGAGAGAGTTTACTGTCGTTATTGAACAGGACGAAGACGGGATTTACGTAGCTTCTGTGCCTGAACTTCCGGGATGTCACACACAGGCAGAGACACTTGACGAATTAAACAGGAGAATAAAAGAAGCAATTGAACTCTACCTTGAGGTTGTAGCCGAGAAAGGGGAAGAGAAACAACTTGATTTTATCGGGATACAGAAAGTCAAAGTTGAGGTATGA
- a CDS encoding type II toxin-antitoxin system HicA family toxin produces MGKITPLPGKKVIKALESIGFEQVRQKGSHLFLQHPDGRTTIVPVHPTDQIGKGMINKIIKDAKITRDEWIKLIKSLIVF; encoded by the coding sequence ATGGGTAAAATAACGCCTCTTCCTGGCAAGAAAGTCATAAAAGCACTTGAAAGTATAGGCTTCGAACAGGTCAGGCAGAAAGGCAGTCACCTGTTTTTACAGCATCCGGATGGAAGGACCACGATAGTCCCTGTGCATCCCACAGATCAGATAGGAAAGGGAATGATCAACAAAATAATCAAAGACGCAAAAATAACACGGGATGAGTGGATCAAACTTATAAAAAGCCTTATTGTTTTCTAA
- a CDS encoding CxxC-x17-CxxC domain-containing protein, protein MAFNDRNFRGNSGGFRGNSGPREMYKATCSDCGVETEVPFKPDPERPVYCRDCLPNHRTPRENRY, encoded by the coding sequence ATGGCTTTTAATGACAGAAATTTCAGAGGAAATTCCGGAGGTTTCCGCGGTAACAGCGGTCCCAGGGAAATGTACAAAGCAACCTGTTCTGATTGCGGTGTTGAAACTGAAGTGCCTTTCAAACCTGACCCAGAAAGACCGGTCTATTGCAGAGACTGCCTTCCTAACCACAGGACTCCCAGAGAGAACCGCTATTAA
- a CDS encoding HEAT repeat domain-containing protein — protein MSDQPDIHDKTFSQISDERIKAAKQLGVLFEVFPERKQAFEDLLRLCSDRDNEVREEAVNSLETVFPNVPERELVWERFVNLTAYPSERVMRRVVSALIAVFPLMPDKARAWKDLAELVNSKASMEDVSRGIVRLLPDVVREIPDKGQAWKDLLDMTFSEDSYVREKAASFLTMFFPEMSGERENNAWDELLKLAGESRDSRVREQAARSLGEVFLFLPDEKKDEAWDEMLELAGKSVDQEVQKEILLALPSVFSSMPDKKRAWKDIFWLTENESGAVRKQAVYALVSIFPDMPDRIRVWADFLRLTRARDGYVRDTAADTLSAVFPGLEDKDPVWKELIDLTGDEDEYVRRTAADTLSKVFPHVSDKNQAYSDLVHLAEKKDSYVLRRVVKTLASVYSQLCNGYEINEVETAARVTKEKERSEKKGEKWGQMAGELEGDEKSKPAGFYKLASEKAAFVRRDVAHSLGSVFSEKENKTEVKNETEVKNETEVKNETEVKNETEVKDKNKIESEQAKEKENRKPAFDLLKLTGDRDSYVRKDAAESFARAYPYLTDKKEVIKELLSLIQDPDPQMRRGAIESILALYSRNSGKTQDIWSELLKMSGDGNTGVRKGAAGLLPHVFPAVEEKSGVFYDLVKLTESQDAQLRKRAAELLAVAFTDSDNKQRAWNDLLRLTSVEDREVRKGAALALASGYAGFEDKGKAWSDLIRLSNHSDSFVQRAASRALGPAFFSVPDKTRAWRDLQVLIENPYIYVRGYALRSLGRASLWRALRAENEAAYLFGLKEAVKYFKEASETSVDAAIPEFYYPFYEKLLQILFSDSPGRVARLESERYFSKVAHEIRDLDENERLLEILGEFTGLLRAAGNLTPGDLSGQKKLLETCIATFDRVSGLLEAMEEDFILAQKAVKKEYPKIGKVVLEQKLKETLSGIRYRARTACLKAKGTPTEKILCTVSQKVREWIFQDLEKDRKEMDRQLDSLLNFLRAQIPNVPENLYIFEKLEDIRQEQDMLERYRRVGRFISLIPGVRMPKGSGK, from the coding sequence TTGAGTGACCAGCCCGATATACATGATAAGACTTTCAGTCAGATTTCGGATGAGAGGATAAAAGCTGCAAAACAGCTGGGAGTCCTTTTTGAGGTTTTTCCTGAGCGAAAACAGGCATTTGAAGATCTGTTAAGGCTTTGTTCTGACAGGGACAATGAAGTAAGGGAAGAGGCTGTAAATTCCCTTGAGACGGTTTTTCCTAATGTACCGGAGAGGGAGCTTGTCTGGGAGAGGTTTGTAAACCTTACGGCTTATCCATCAGAGAGGGTAATGAGAAGAGTAGTAAGTGCTCTTATTGCTGTTTTTCCACTTATGCCTGATAAAGCCCGGGCCTGGAAAGATCTGGCTGAGCTGGTAAATTCAAAAGCAAGCATGGAAGACGTCAGCAGAGGGATTGTCCGCCTGCTTCCTGACGTGGTCCGTGAGATTCCGGATAAGGGGCAGGCCTGGAAAGACCTGCTTGATATGACTTTTTCGGAGGACTCTTACGTGCGGGAAAAGGCGGCTTCTTTTTTAACCATGTTTTTTCCTGAAATGTCAGGTGAAAGGGAAAATAATGCATGGGATGAATTGCTGAAATTGGCAGGTGAATCCAGGGATTCAAGGGTCAGGGAACAGGCTGCCAGGTCTCTAGGGGAGGTTTTTCTGTTTTTACCTGATGAAAAGAAAGATGAAGCCTGGGATGAGATGCTGGAACTTGCAGGAAAATCCGTGGATCAGGAAGTTCAAAAGGAAATTCTACTTGCTCTGCCTTCTGTTTTTTCTTCTATGCCTGATAAAAAAAGGGCCTGGAAAGATATTTTCTGGCTTACGGAAAATGAGAGCGGAGCTGTACGAAAACAGGCAGTATATGCCCTTGTTTCTATATTTCCTGATATGCCGGACCGGATCAGGGTCTGGGCTGATTTCCTGAGGCTCACCAGGGCAAGGGACGGGTACGTAAGGGATACTGCTGCTGATACGCTTTCAGCTGTGTTTCCGGGCCTGGAAGACAAAGACCCCGTCTGGAAGGAACTTATTGACCTTACAGGGGATGAGGACGAATATGTCCGGAGGACCGCAGCTGATACCCTCAGTAAGGTTTTTCCACACGTGTCCGATAAAAATCAGGCATATTCGGATCTTGTACATCTGGCTGAAAAGAAGGATAGTTATGTGCTCAGGAGAGTCGTAAAGACTCTTGCTTCTGTCTACTCTCAATTATGTAATGGGTATGAGATAAATGAAGTGGAAACGGCGGCAAGAGTAACTAAAGAGAAAGAGAGATCTGAGAAAAAAGGAGAAAAGTGGGGTCAAATGGCAGGAGAGTTGGAGGGAGATGAGAAAAGTAAACCTGCAGGTTTTTACAAGTTGGCATCAGAGAAAGCTGCTTTTGTGCGAAGGGATGTAGCCCATTCTTTAGGGTCTGTTTTTTCTGAAAAAGAGAATAAAACAGAAGTGAAGAATGAAACAGAAGTAAAGAATGAAACAGAAGTGAAGAATGAAACAGAAGTAAAGAATGAAACAGAAGTAAAGGATAAAAATAAGATTGAAAGTGAGCAGGCTAAAGAAAAAGAGAATAGAAAGCCTGCTTTTGACCTCCTGAAGCTGACGGGTGACAGGGACAGCTATGTACGAAAAGATGCTGCTGAGTCCTTTGCCAGGGCATACCCCTACCTGACGGATAAAAAGGAAGTTATAAAAGAGCTGCTAAGCCTGATACAGGACCCGGACCCGCAGATGCGGAGAGGTGCAATCGAGTCTATACTTGCTCTTTATTCGCGAAATTCAGGCAAGACGCAGGATATCTGGAGCGAACTTCTTAAAATGTCCGGAGATGGGAACACAGGCGTCAGAAAGGGCGCTGCAGGGCTGCTTCCCCACGTTTTTCCAGCGGTTGAGGAAAAATCCGGAGTTTTTTATGACCTTGTCAAACTCACTGAAAGCCAGGACGCCCAGCTCCGAAAAAGAGCGGCAGAGCTTCTTGCCGTTGCATTTACAGATTCAGATAATAAACAGAGGGCTTGGAACGATCTTTTGAGGCTTACATCCGTTGAGGACAGGGAAGTCCGGAAAGGGGCAGCCCTTGCTCTTGCATCCGGATATGCAGGTTTTGAGGATAAAGGGAAAGCCTGGAGCGACCTTATCAGGCTTTCAAACCATAGCGACAGTTTTGTGCAGCGGGCTGCATCCCGAGCTCTTGGGCCTGCCTTTTTTTCTGTACCTGATAAGACCCGGGCCTGGAGAGACCTGCAGGTCCTTATCGAGAATCCTTATATCTATGTCCGCGGGTATGCACTCCGTTCCCTCGGAAGAGCTTCCCTCTGGAGGGCACTCAGGGCGGAAAACGAGGCTGCTTATCTTTTTGGGCTCAAGGAAGCTGTCAAATATTTTAAAGAAGCTTCTGAAACTTCTGTTGACGCCGCCATCCCTGAGTTCTACTATCCATTTTACGAGAAGCTCCTGCAAATACTTTTCAGCGACAGTCCGGGACGGGTGGCCAGGCTTGAAAGTGAGCGGTACTTCTCAAAGGTAGCCCATGAGATCAGGGATCTGGATGAAAATGAGAGGCTTCTGGAAATTCTGGGAGAATTCACAGGGCTTCTTCGAGCAGCAGGAAATCTGACTCCTGGGGACCTGTCTGGCCAGAAAAAACTACTTGAGACCTGTATTGCAACTTTTGACAGGGTTTCAGGTCTTCTGGAGGCTATGGAAGAAGACTTTATTCTTGCACAGAAAGCTGTGAAAAAAGAGTATCCGAAAATTGGAAAGGTAGTTCTGGAACAGAAGCTAAAAGAGACCCTTTCCGGAATCCGGTACAGAGCGAGGACAGCCTGCCTGAAGGCAAAGGGTACTCCCACGGAAAAAATCCTGTGCACTGTAAGCCAGAAGGTCAGGGAATGGATATTTCAAGACCTTGAAAAAGACCGAAAAGAAATGGATAGGCAACTTGATTCTCTGCTCAATTTCCTCCGAGCCCAGATCCCCAATGTTCCTGAAAACCTGTACATCTTTGAAAAACTTGAAGATATCAGGCAGGAACAGGATATGCTGGAGCGCTACAGGCGCGTTGGCAGATTCATAAGCCTGATCCCCGGAGTGAGGATGCCAAAAGGTTCAGGCAAATAA